In Poecile atricapillus isolate bPoeAtr1 chromosome W, bPoeAtr1.hap1, whole genome shotgun sequence, one DNA window encodes the following:
- the LOC131591517 gene encoding pre-mRNA-splicing factor 18 isoform X1, translating into MDILKREISRKRQQLEEKELLGGNKKYFKRSELAKKEEEAYFQRCGYKPVNEKPPGEVQQQEEEEKPLAASNPVLELELAEEKLPMTLSRQEVIRRLRERGEPIRLFGETDYDAFQRLRKIEILAPEVNKGLRNDLKAALDKIDQQYLNEIVGGQEAGDDDSQNDLKVHEENTTIEELEALGESLGRGDDHYDMDIITKFLKFLLGVWAKELNAREDYVKRGVQGKLNSATQKQTESYLRPLFRKLRKRTLPADIKESITDIIKFMLQREYVKANDAYLQMAIGNAPWPIGVTMVGIHARTGREKIFSKHVAHVLNDETQRKYIQGLKRLMTICQKHFPTDPSKCVEYNAL; encoded by the exons ATGGACATCCTGAAGCGGGAGATCAGCAGGAAGcgccagcagctggaggagaaggagctcCTGGGG GGAAATAAGAAGTATTTCAAACGCAGTGAGTTAGccaaaaaggaagaggaggccTACTTCCAGAGATGTGGCTACAAG CCTGTAAATGAGAAGCCACCTGGAGAG GtacagcagcaggaagaggaggagaaaccACTGGCTGCATCAAATCCAGTGCTGGAACTGGAACTGGCAGAGGAAAAGTTACCAATGACTCTTTCCAGACAGGAG GTTATCAGGAGGTTACGAGAGAGGGGTGAGCCCATCAGGCTGTTTGGAGAAACAGATTATGATGCATTTCAACGTCTGAGGAAGATAGAAATTCTTGCACCTGAAGTGAACAAG ggcCTGAGAAATGACCTGAAGGCTGCTTTGGATAAGATTGACCAGCAGTACCTGAATGAAATTGTAGGCGGCCAAGAAGCCGGAGATGATGACTCCCAGAATGACCTGAAAGTCCATGAGGAGAATACTACTATTGAAGAACTAGAA GCTTTGGGAGAATCCTTAGGACGGGGTGATGATCACTATGATATGGACATCATAACAAAGTTCTTGAAG TTCCTCCTGGGAGTTTGGGCCAAGGAGTTGAATGCCAGAGAGGACTATGTGAAACGGGGCGTGCAGGGGAAGCTGAACAGCGCCACTCAGAAACAGACAGAGTCCTACCTGCGGCCGCTCTTCAGAAAGCTCCGCAAAAGG ACACTTCCTGCAGACATCAAAGAATCAATAACAGATATTATTAAATTTATGTTGCAAAGAGAATACGTGAAG GCGAACGATGCCTATCTGCAGATGGCCATTGGCAACGCCCCCTGGCCCATCGGCGTCACCATGGTCGGCATCCACGCGCGGACGGGGCGCGAGAAGATTTTCTCCAAGCACGTGGCCCACGTGCTCAATGATGAAACTCAGAGGAAATACATACAG GGGCTGAAGAGGCTCATGACCATTTGCCAGAAGCACTTCCCAACAGACCCATCCAAATGTGTGGAGTACAATGCACTGTGA
- the LOC131591517 gene encoding pre-mRNA-splicing factor 18 isoform X2, translating into MDILKREISRKRQQLEEKELLGGNKKYFKRSELAKKEEEAYFQRCGYKVQQQEEEEKPLAASNPVLELELAEEKLPMTLSRQEVIRRLRERGEPIRLFGETDYDAFQRLRKIEILAPEVNKGLRNDLKAALDKIDQQYLNEIVGGQEAGDDDSQNDLKVHEENTTIEELEALGESLGRGDDHYDMDIITKFLKFLLGVWAKELNAREDYVKRGVQGKLNSATQKQTESYLRPLFRKLRKRTLPADIKESITDIIKFMLQREYVKANDAYLQMAIGNAPWPIGVTMVGIHARTGREKIFSKHVAHVLNDETQRKYIQGLKRLMTICQKHFPTDPSKCVEYNAL; encoded by the exons ATGGACATCCTGAAGCGGGAGATCAGCAGGAAGcgccagcagctggaggagaaggagctcCTGGGG GGAAATAAGAAGTATTTCAAACGCAGTGAGTTAGccaaaaaggaagaggaggccTACTTCCAGAGATGTGGCTACAAG GtacagcagcaggaagaggaggagaaaccACTGGCTGCATCAAATCCAGTGCTGGAACTGGAACTGGCAGAGGAAAAGTTACCAATGACTCTTTCCAGACAGGAG GTTATCAGGAGGTTACGAGAGAGGGGTGAGCCCATCAGGCTGTTTGGAGAAACAGATTATGATGCATTTCAACGTCTGAGGAAGATAGAAATTCTTGCACCTGAAGTGAACAAG ggcCTGAGAAATGACCTGAAGGCTGCTTTGGATAAGATTGACCAGCAGTACCTGAATGAAATTGTAGGCGGCCAAGAAGCCGGAGATGATGACTCCCAGAATGACCTGAAAGTCCATGAGGAGAATACTACTATTGAAGAACTAGAA GCTTTGGGAGAATCCTTAGGACGGGGTGATGATCACTATGATATGGACATCATAACAAAGTTCTTGAAG TTCCTCCTGGGAGTTTGGGCCAAGGAGTTGAATGCCAGAGAGGACTATGTGAAACGGGGCGTGCAGGGGAAGCTGAACAGCGCCACTCAGAAACAGACAGAGTCCTACCTGCGGCCGCTCTTCAGAAAGCTCCGCAAAAGG ACACTTCCTGCAGACATCAAAGAATCAATAACAGATATTATTAAATTTATGTTGCAAAGAGAATACGTGAAG GCGAACGATGCCTATCTGCAGATGGCCATTGGCAACGCCCCCTGGCCCATCGGCGTCACCATGGTCGGCATCCACGCGCGGACGGGGCGCGAGAAGATTTTCTCCAAGCACGTGGCCCACGTGCTCAATGATGAAACTCAGAGGAAATACATACAG GGGCTGAAGAGGCTCATGACCATTTGCCAGAAGCACTTCCCAACAGACCCATCCAAATGTGTGGAGTACAATGCACTGTGA